A DNA window from Niabella yanshanensis contains the following coding sequences:
- a CDS encoding GldL-related protein: MPAEKNSNIQRYLNIFFSLGAVPVLLGALFKLTNTAPIGDPDTWLKFGMYTEALVFLIYALMYAFKPEALDDATTVAVVEAAPAKTTRTGSALASMDEMLQAADITPDSLNRLSEGFKSLETNINKISSASNSVVETEEYAKQVKEATLSIHRVNTYYNKLAETSHALINSAEDAKATQKEMAELAKNLAKLNQVYSSMISAMQMKGA, encoded by the coding sequence ATGCCGGCAGAAAAAAACTCCAACATCCAGCGTTATTTGAATATTTTCTTCTCATTGGGCGCTGTGCCTGTGTTATTAGGAGCCCTGTTCAAACTTACTAATACGGCTCCCATCGGAGACCCGGACACCTGGTTAAAATTTGGTATGTATACGGAGGCATTGGTGTTTTTAATATATGCATTGATGTATGCATTTAAGCCTGAAGCGCTGGATGATGCTACCACCGTAGCAGTGGTGGAAGCGGCGCCTGCTAAAACAACCCGTACCGGCAGCGCATTGGCATCTATGGATGAAATGTTGCAGGCAGCGGACATTACACCTGATTCATTAAACAGGTTAAGTGAGGGCTTTAAATCATTAGAAACCAACATTAATAAGATCAGCAGTGCTTCTAACAGTGTTGTTGAAACAGAAGAATATGCCAAGCAGGTAAAAGAAGCTACACTTTCTATTCACAGGGTAAATACCTATTATAATAAGCTGGCGGAAACTTCTCATGCTTTAATTAACAGTGCTGAAGATGCAAAAGCCACTCAGAAGGAAATGGCAGAACTGGCTAAAAACCTTGCAAAATTAAACCAGGTTTACAGCAGCATGATCTCTGCTATGCAAATGAAAGGTGCATAA
- a CDS encoding sulfite exporter TauE/SafE family protein — MEIAGYIAALLIGLTLGLVGGGGSILTVPILVYLFQVSPVLATSYSLFIVGVTSLVGSINSFANKKVDFKTVVVFGVLSVITVFCIRHYLIPHLPSFVSIAGFQVPVSLLTMLLFAILMIVSSFSMIRAEKESTVVRRTGVGYIALYGIAVGLVTGLLGAGGGFLLIPALTVLLRLPIKKAIGTSLVIITLNSLIGFADDVTHHQMNWPLLLKITGISVIGILAGSVISQKLDGGTLKKSFGWFVLLIGIYIIFHELTGLSGH; from the coding sequence ATGGAGATAGCAGGCTACATAGCAGCATTATTAATTGGCCTAACCCTGGGCCTGGTTGGCGGTGGTGGGTCTATATTAACTGTTCCCATACTGGTATATCTTTTCCAGGTATCGCCGGTGCTCGCCACTTCCTACTCATTATTTATAGTGGGGGTGACCAGCCTGGTAGGCTCGATCAATAGCTTCGCCAATAAGAAAGTTGACTTTAAAACCGTTGTGGTATTTGGAGTGTTATCGGTCATTACCGTTTTCTGTATACGTCATTATCTTATTCCTCATCTGCCTTCATTTGTGAGTATTGCAGGGTTTCAGGTACCAGTGTCTCTTCTGACCATGTTATTGTTCGCTATTCTCATGATTGTGTCTTCTTTTTCAATGATCAGGGCAGAAAAGGAGAGCACTGTTGTTCGCCGGACCGGGGTTGGCTATATCGCATTGTATGGGATTGCTGTAGGGTTAGTAACCGGTTTGCTGGGCGCCGGTGGTGGCTTCCTGTTAATTCCTGCTTTAACGGTATTGCTCCGGCTTCCCATAAAGAAAGCGATTGGTACCTCGCTGGTGATCATTACACTTAACAGTCTTATAGGTTTTGCAGATGATGTAACTCATCATCAAATGAATTGGCCGCTGCTGCTAAAAATAACAGGGATATCTGTTATAGGTATTCTGGCCGGCTCAGTAATCAGCCAGAAATTAGACGGGGGCACTCTAAAAAAGAGCTTTGGCTGGTTTGTTTTATTAATCGGTATTTATATCATCTTTCATGAATTAACAGGTCTGTCCGGGCATTAA
- a CDS encoding DUF6691 family protein: MNNKVTDFEVQPDDNARTPNTGIAYNLRYLLVGMVFGIVFVKAEIVSWFRIQEMFRLQSFHMYGVIGSAVIVGVISVWIIKKFGLKAIDGTPVTFQSKKFHKGQIFGGLMFGLGWAMTGACPGPLFAQIGSGFTVVIVVLLSAIAGTWVYGYIKEKLPH; the protein is encoded by the coding sequence ATGAACAATAAGGTTACTGATTTTGAAGTACAGCCTGATGACAATGCTCGCACCCCTAATACCGGTATTGCATATAATTTGAGGTATTTACTTGTAGGTATGGTATTTGGAATTGTATTTGTAAAGGCGGAAATCGTTTCCTGGTTTAGGATACAGGAGATGTTCAGGCTGCAGAGTTTTCATATGTACGGTGTAATAGGAAGTGCGGTGATCGTTGGCGTTATTTCAGTTTGGATAATAAAGAAGTTCGGTTTAAAGGCCATAGATGGAACTCCTGTTACTTTTCAATCTAAGAAATTTCATAAAGGACAGATTTTCGGAGGACTTATGTTTGGACTGGGTTGGGCCATGACCGGCGCCTGTCCGGGTCCTTTATTCGCACAGATCGGCTCAGGGTTTACCGTTGTGATAGTCGTGTTGCTCAGCGCTATTGCAGGTACCTGGGTATATGGTTATATAAAGGAAAAGCTCCCCCATTAA
- the porM gene encoding type IX secretion system motor protein PorM/GldM has translation MALPKEPRQKMINVMYLVLTALLALNISSEVLNAFKTMDKSFSNASATIDKKTATIFSSLESKLNDPKTRDLAAIWKPKADRAKQLSDEMVAYIDNVKTQITNEAGGANGGHFNAKNTNAATKVLVDGDGGQQLFNKLTDYKKSLLGIDAKINAQFQNSLPLDLTMPDVQNKSNKNWEDAYFRRTPAIAAITVLSKFQSDIKNAEAQVVEYCHNQIGEVQVVYDEFQALATANAQFLLPGSEFTITAGVGAFSKNAKPTVTIDGAAVPLNANGLAEYKTTAGGPGTYTRKVNISFVKPDGTTATLSRDITYTVASPTGLTVSADAVKVLYVGLDNPISVGGGSGTNAANLRVSISQGSISGSGGKYIAKVTTPGTAKVTVNDGKQSTSFDFRVKSVPTPTAMVGASRGGRMRVNEFKAQAGVRAELENFVFEGVKFTVVEYTMTFTGAGYPEFMHKAVSGNSFNAVRSLIERARPGSTITIDEIRASGPGGTRALPPIAFNLF, from the coding sequence ATGGCTTTACCTAAAGAGCCCCGGCAAAAAATGATTAACGTGATGTATTTGGTGCTTACAGCATTGCTGGCACTGAATATATCAAGCGAGGTATTAAATGCTTTTAAAACAATGGATAAAAGCTTCTCTAATGCCAGCGCTACCATTGATAAAAAAACAGCAACCATATTTTCCTCACTTGAGAGTAAATTAAATGATCCCAAAACCAGGGACCTGGCAGCGATATGGAAACCCAAGGCCGACCGGGCTAAACAGCTGTCCGATGAAATGGTTGCTTATATAGACAATGTAAAGACCCAGATCACCAATGAGGCTGGTGGCGCAAACGGCGGACACTTTAATGCGAAAAACACCAATGCTGCTACCAAAGTATTAGTAGATGGCGATGGCGGACAGCAACTGTTCAATAAATTAACCGACTATAAAAAGAGCCTGTTGGGTATTGACGCTAAAATCAACGCCCAGTTCCAGAATAGCCTGCCACTTGATCTGACCATGCCGGATGTGCAGAATAAGAGCAATAAAAACTGGGAGGATGCCTATTTTAGAAGAACCCCGGCAATTGCAGCCATCACGGTTCTTTCGAAATTTCAAAGTGATATTAAAAATGCTGAAGCCCAGGTAGTTGAATACTGTCATAACCAGATTGGTGAAGTACAGGTAGTGTATGATGAGTTTCAGGCCCTGGCCACGGCTAATGCGCAGTTTCTTTTACCAGGTAGTGAGTTTACGATTACTGCAGGGGTTGGAGCATTCAGTAAAAACGCAAAGCCTACCGTAACCATTGACGGAGCAGCAGTACCGTTAAATGCTAATGGCCTGGCAGAATATAAAACAACTGCTGGTGGACCGGGCACTTACACCAGGAAGGTCAATATCTCTTTTGTAAAACCTGACGGTACTACTGCTACGCTTTCAAGAGATATCACTTATACGGTAGCATCTCCCACAGGCCTTACAGTAAGTGCTGACGCTGTAAAAGTACTCTATGTAGGGTTGGATAATCCGATATCTGTAGGCGGTGGAAGCGGAACAAATGCAGCTAACCTTCGTGTATCCATTAGCCAGGGCTCTATTTCTGGCAGCGGTGGTAAATATATTGCAAAGGTGACCACACCCGGAACCGCAAAAGTGACCGTCAATGACGGTAAACAGTCTACCAGTTTCGATTTCCGGGTAAAATCGGTACCAACACCTACTGCCATGGTGGGCGCCAGCCGTGGCGGGCGTATGCGGGTTAATGAATTTAAAGCACAGGCAGGTGTGAGAGCAGAGTTGGAAAACTTTGTATTTGAAGGTGTTAAGTTTACGGTTGTAGAATACACGATGACTTTTACAGGCGCAGGGTACCCAGAGTTTATGCATAAAGCAGTATCCGGCAACTCATTTAACGCGGTACGCAGCCTTATCGAAAGGGCAAGGCCTGGAAGTACCATCACCATCGATGAAATAAGAGCTTCGGGGCCTGGCGGAACCCGGGCATTACCTCCAATTGCATTTAACCTTTTCTAA
- the porN gene encoding type IX secretion system ring subunit PorN/GldN translates to MKFRITCSIVLFLMISGSLMAQRRSAYDTPSTPAKSTEKKTTDTKKTTPKDKPAQNSTGEGGDYNTPAANLPIEVVEDEGEGGLYGVSKQSLRKDNILEDDHTDSAATPLAYTQLYAADAMYRVRVWRTIDARTQKNARYFYNKSIDGDDDKRLINIILRAIKEDSVQAFSNVDDRFTTPISFDEAVAGFGGGVDTVAKYDMEGNIAGYQVRARDVAPDSVYKFRLKEEWIFNKRDGKTYVRILGIAPLTSYTSSDGYTMENSEHAVFWVYYPDLRKALVRNSITNPLNISGYVTWEEVFENRLFESMIQKSSLDAENGFTNTPLKADQAEIIQKQLNNLSSKGWANK, encoded by the coding sequence ATGAAATTTCGTATTACTTGTAGTATAGTATTATTCTTAATGATCAGCGGCTCGTTGATGGCGCAACGGCGCAGTGCTTATGATACGCCATCAACACCGGCAAAAAGCACAGAGAAAAAAACTACAGATACAAAAAAAACAACCCCAAAGGATAAGCCGGCACAAAATAGTACCGGCGAGGGCGGTGACTATAATACACCTGCGGCCAACCTGCCTATTGAAGTGGTAGAAGACGAGGGAGAAGGCGGTTTGTACGGCGTTTCCAAACAATCGCTGAGAAAAGACAATATCCTGGAAGATGATCATACCGACAGCGCTGCTACACCGTTGGCTTATACACAGCTATATGCGGCAGACGCCATGTACCGCGTGCGGGTATGGCGCACCATTGACGCGCGTACACAAAAAAATGCCCGCTACTTTTATAATAAATCTATTGACGGTGATGATGATAAAAGGCTGATCAACATAATATTAAGGGCAATCAAAGAAGATAGTGTTCAGGCTTTCAGTAATGTAGATGATCGTTTTACCACTCCTATCAGTTTTGATGAGGCGGTAGCCGGATTCGGCGGCGGCGTAGATACGGTAGCTAAATATGATATGGAAGGGAATATTGCGGGTTACCAGGTGAGGGCCCGTGATGTTGCTCCGGACTCAGTTTACAAATTCCGTTTAAAAGAAGAGTGGATATTCAATAAACGTGACGGAAAAACTTATGTAAGAATCCTGGGTATTGCTCCGCTTACCAGTTACACCAGTTCAGACGGCTACACGATGGAAAATAGCGAGCATGCCGTTTTCTGGGTTTATTACCCCGATCTTCGTAAAGCTTTGGTACGAAATAGCATCACCAATCCTCTAAACATATCGGGTTATGTAACCTGGGAAGAAGTATTTGAAAACCGTCTCTTCGAAAGTATGATCCAGAAATCTTCACTGGACGCTGAGAATGGGTTTACCAATACACCGTTAAAGGCTGACCAGGCCGAGATAATCCAAAAGCAATTGAACAATCTTAGCTCAAAAGGCTGGGCGAATAAGTAA
- the porK gene encoding T9SS ring complex lipoprotein PorK/GldK → MKRLLAVVFVLFLATNFSSAQKGQRLKKLVSKKSDISATLPLSVVEIPTGTFVMGDEADTSSVLKKELSKPVLISGFYLSQTEITNAQYKEFVYWVRDSIAARTLGGEYVTIIAGDTAVNWKQASKINYADPQIMSQLGDLLMDPSKTINNKRTIDPQKLVYLLQGFNYQEAAKKENKDKAPSEFIYKYSVPVYPDTLTWMRDFGYSNNEQMAVGYFSSPKFQNYPVVGVSWNQANAFCDWMTKQKINTYQAKNKMAEGGKCRLPTEAEWSYAASLDIAGNEKKKSSKSKDSDQVDVEAQGKIFPVYVNDSKKGQAGLYNMADNVSEWMITSYYEGGENFQNRFNPDIQFGTPQSESKFQRRKVLRGGSWKDSPSMVTTSNRSYEDMDATHSYIGFRVVINLPE, encoded by the coding sequence ATGAAGAGACTTCTGGCTGTAGTATTTGTTCTTTTTTTAGCGACAAATTTTTCTTCTGCCCAAAAAGGGCAGCGATTAAAGAAACTGGTTAGTAAAAAATCTGATATCTCTGCAACGTTACCTTTATCTGTTGTTGAAATTCCTACCGGAACCTTTGTAATGGGAGATGAAGCTGATACTTCCTCGGTTTTGAAGAAAGAATTGTCTAAACCCGTGTTGATCAGCGGATTTTATCTGTCGCAGACAGAAATCACCAATGCGCAGTACAAAGAATTTGTTTATTGGGTGAGAGATTCTATTGCCGCACGCACGCTGGGTGGAGAATACGTTACCATTATTGCAGGTGACACTGCTGTAAACTGGAAACAGGCATCAAAAATCAACTATGCCGATCCCCAGATTATGAGCCAGTTAGGCGATTTGCTGATGGATCCTTCTAAAACCATCAATAACAAGAGAACGATTGACCCTCAAAAGCTTGTTTACCTGTTACAGGGTTTTAACTACCAGGAGGCTGCAAAAAAAGAAAATAAGGATAAGGCGCCAAGTGAATTCATTTATAAGTATTCTGTTCCCGTTTACCCCGACACACTTACATGGATGAGGGATTTCGGATATTCGAATAACGAGCAGATGGCTGTGGGGTATTTCAGCAGCCCTAAATTTCAGAATTACCCGGTTGTTGGTGTAAGCTGGAACCAGGCCAACGCTTTTTGCGACTGGATGACCAAGCAAAAGATCAACACTTACCAGGCCAAGAACAAAATGGCCGAAGGGGGAAAATGTCGTCTGCCAACAGAAGCAGAATGGTCCTACGCTGCTAGCCTTGATATTGCTGGTAACGAGAAAAAGAAATCTTCGAAATCGAAAGATAGCGATCAGGTTGATGTAGAGGCACAGGGTAAGATCTTCCCGGTTTATGTAAATGATAGTAAAAAAGGTCAGGCAGGACTTTACAATATGGCGGATAACGTATCGGAGTGGATGATCACCTCTTATTACGAAGGCGGTGAAAATTTCCAGAACCGGTTTAATCCTGACATACAGTTTGGAACACCTCAATCCGAATCAAAATTCCAGAGAAGAAAGGTATTAAGAGGCGGAAGCTGGAAAGATTCTCCGTCAATGGTTACCACGAGTAACCGGTCTTACGAAGATATGGATGCCACTCACTCTTACATTGGTTTCCGCGTAGTAATTAATCTTCCGGAATAA
- a CDS encoding YeeE/YedE family protein encodes MSNGDAVSITPALAAELRTYNVTDTRHLLPQEIFSWQHLLTLRSFILLVVGGFLVGFGTRYAGGCTSGHAIMGLSNLQWPSLVATICFMTGGFVMANVLLPVIMKL; translated from the coding sequence TTGTCTAATGGGGACGCAGTATCCATAACACCCGCGCTGGCTGCCGAGCTTCGGACTTATAATGTTACCGATACCCGGCATTTATTACCACAGGAAATATTTAGCTGGCAACATTTATTAACCTTGAGGAGCTTTATATTGTTGGTGGTTGGCGGATTCCTCGTTGGCTTCGGCACCCGTTATGCAGGTGGCTGTACAAGTGGCCATGCCATTATGGGACTCAGTAATCTGCAATGGCCATCCCTGGTGGCAACCATATGTTTTATGACCGGTGGCTTTGTTATGGCCAATGTATTACTTCCAGTCATCATGAAATTATAA
- a CDS encoding DUF6089 family protein, which translates to MTIFLKKIIIVSTVVLGSLSLSAQKFTPQKNSVGFNFGALSYSGRFAVDASLASHTSLYASVAYRRRVWDKLYVRAEAFGGRIRGDNSNVASQASKPNGQFQTEMAELSVKGEYDFIDLQSHKVTPFVNLGAGVYTLFNYSSTAGAKEGSDKTGFAMPVGGGVKYKLNNRVKLLAEGNARLFSKNLDGRTGSGINNPNLYYSFGFGVIYELTPSNILW; encoded by the coding sequence ATGACCATTTTTTTGAAAAAAATTATTATCGTTTCAACAGTCGTCTTGGGCTCTTTAAGCCTTTCAGCGCAAAAATTCACCCCGCAAAAGAATAGTGTGGGATTTAATTTTGGAGCACTAAGTTATTCCGGCCGCTTTGCTGTTGACGCATCCCTTGCCAGCCATACCTCCTTATATGCATCCGTTGCGTACAGGCGCAGAGTTTGGGACAAACTATATGTTCGCGCAGAAGCATTCGGCGGCAGGATTAGAGGTGATAATTCGAATGTTGCGTCACAGGCATCTAAACCTAACGGGCAGTTTCAAACAGAAATGGCGGAGCTAAGTGTAAAAGGTGAATACGATTTTATAGATCTGCAAAGTCATAAGGTAACTCCTTTTGTTAACCTGGGAGCCGGCGTATATACCCTGTTTAACTATTCTTCTACCGCTGGCGCCAAAGAAGGCAGTGACAAAACAGGATTTGCAATGCCAGTGGGTGGCGGTGTAAAATATAAGCTCAACAATCGCGTAAAGTTGCTGGCTGAAGGAAATGCACGGCTGTTTTCTAAAAACCTGGATGGCCGTACCGGTTCGGGTATCAACAACCCCAACCTGTATTACAGCTTTGGCTTTGGTGTAATTTATGAGTTGACTCCATCCAATATTTTATGGTAA
- a CDS encoding APC family permease, producing the protein MKKQLGLFDLTMICVSFVIGMGIFRAPVNVAKATPDVLTYFLCWLAGGIVAFCGALTYAEIGSRIPATGGYYKVFSYAYHPSIAFAINCIILVSNAASLAMVALVGSEYLSGVLFPASTEIKTVELLFAIIAIIIFYGVNMLGLRLSSRTQNILMIIKIGMVLLLIVSVLLAPAAPVIKPETTTTTAFTDYIKAFGIGLVAVSFTYGGYQQTINFGDEVKDPLRTVPRSIFWGIFIIVSLYLLVNYAYVRVIGFEQLKDSKNIAAIMASKVLGTKAENILSVLLFLGVLGYINGSLLSNPRVMYAMSNDKVLPALFSRTNTNGVLTSSLTIFSLIAVLVVFWAEEFDKILSFSIFLDCFGMALSAGSIFYFRRKKRHLDGTGIYSMKLYPLLPVIFIAAYAFLAISIAADYQKNDYAALTGLIVLTFFIAVYFLFYRKNKKKSL; encoded by the coding sequence ATGAAAAAACAGCTTGGTCTTTTCGATCTCACAATGATCTGCGTATCCTTTGTAATAGGAATGGGTATATTCAGAGCCCCGGTAAATGTAGCTAAGGCAACTCCCGATGTGCTGACTTATTTCCTTTGCTGGCTGGCCGGAGGCATTGTTGCTTTTTGCGGAGCGCTGACCTATGCCGAAATAGGCTCGCGCATTCCTGCCACAGGCGGATATTATAAGGTATTTTCCTATGCCTATCATCCTTCTATAGCGTTTGCCATCAATTGCATCATCCTGGTAAGTAATGCGGCTTCCCTGGCAATGGTTGCCCTGGTGGGCAGTGAATACCTTTCGGGGGTATTGTTTCCCGCATCAACCGAGATCAAAACCGTAGAACTTTTATTTGCTATCATTGCCATCATCATCTTTTATGGCGTGAATATGCTGGGGCTCAGACTAAGCTCCCGTACCCAGAATATCCTGATGATCATCAAAATAGGGATGGTTCTTTTGCTGATCGTATCTGTTTTATTGGCGCCCGCCGCGCCTGTTATAAAACCCGAAACTACTACAACAACAGCCTTTACAGACTATATCAAAGCTTTTGGGATCGGCCTGGTTGCGGTAAGCTTTACCTATGGAGGTTACCAGCAAACCATCAATTTCGGAGACGAGGTAAAAGATCCGTTACGAACAGTACCACGTAGCATCTTCTGGGGTATTTTTATTATTGTGTCTCTATATCTCCTTGTAAACTATGCCTACGTAAGAGTAATAGGTTTTGAGCAGCTGAAGGACAGTAAGAATATCGCCGCTATTATGGCTTCAAAAGTCCTGGGCACCAAGGCCGAAAATATTCTATCCGTATTATTGTTCCTGGGCGTGCTGGGTTATATCAATGGCTCTCTGTTAAGCAATCCGCGGGTTATGTATGCCATGAGTAATGACAAAGTGCTCCCGGCTTTATTTTCCAGAACCAATACAAACGGCGTCCTCACTTCCTCATTAACTATTTTTTCACTGATCGCGGTACTCGTCGTTTTCTGGGCCGAAGAGTTTGACAAAATACTGAGTTTTTCCATTTTCCTGGATTGTTTTGGTATGGCACTTTCAGCAGGTAGTATCTTTTATTTCCGAAGAAAAAAACGACACCTGGATGGAACAGGCATTTACAGTATGAAGCTTTATCCGCTGTTGCCGGTTATATTTATCGCGGCTTATGCTTTCCTGGCTATCAGTATCGCGGCCGACTATCAAAAGAATGACTATGCAGCTTTAACCGGTTTGATTGTATTGACATTTTTTATCGCTGTCTATTTTCTATTCTATCGAAAAAATAAAAAAAAATCCTTATAA
- a CDS encoding trans-sulfuration enzyme family protein, translating to MDLSHIINELGENRDQYFNAIAPPIWQASNFSFKDVESFSNAFEDERNDYIYSRGINPTTDILRKKLAALEGSEDCLLFSSGAAAIFAGVLANVKAGDHIVSVKNPYSSAKKMFDAILPRFNITVTYIDGRQAGDWQEATRDNTVLYYLESPNSWTYELQPLAEIARLAKEKNIITFIDNTYCTPVYQNVVELGIDIAMQTATKYIGGHSDTLGGVLCGTNVMMKKIFDTEFMTIGSGLQPFNGWLLLRGLRTLPMRLERINQTTTQMIRFLESHEAIQRLIFPFHPSFDQYDLAKKQMKAALGLVTIVIKNKKRSAIIKFCESLQHFLMAVSWGGHESLVIPRCAFVKENVYDEENESHRHIRLYFGLEDPDYLIKDLQNALSQSASV from the coding sequence ATGGACCTCTCACATATAATAAATGAACTCGGCGAAAACAGGGATCAATATTTCAATGCGATAGCGCCACCGATTTGGCAGGCCAGTAATTTTTCGTTTAAAGATGTAGAAAGTTTTAGTAATGCTTTCGAAGACGAACGAAACGATTATATCTATAGCAGGGGCATTAATCCTACTACAGATATCCTTCGCAAAAAGCTGGCAGCTTTAGAGGGCTCGGAAGATTGCCTGCTTTTTAGCAGTGGCGCAGCTGCCATCTTTGCCGGGGTATTGGCTAATGTAAAAGCGGGCGATCACATCGTATCAGTAAAAAATCCGTATAGTTCCGCAAAAAAAATGTTCGACGCCATTTTACCGCGTTTTAACATAACCGTAACTTACATTGATGGTAGACAGGCTGGCGACTGGCAGGAAGCAACCCGGGACAACACGGTTTTATATTACCTGGAGTCTCCCAATAGCTGGACTTACGAGCTACAACCATTAGCAGAAATTGCGCGGTTGGCCAAAGAAAAAAATATTATCACCTTTATAGATAACACTTATTGTACGCCTGTTTATCAGAACGTAGTTGAATTGGGTATCGACATCGCTATGCAAACAGCTACCAAATACATTGGTGGTCACAGTGACACATTGGGCGGCGTTCTTTGTGGGACAAATGTCATGATGAAAAAAATTTTTGACACAGAATTCATGACAATTGGCAGTGGGTTGCAGCCATTTAATGGCTGGCTGCTACTGCGTGGCCTGAGAACCCTCCCCATGCGCCTGGAGCGAATCAATCAAACTACCACCCAGATGATCCGGTTTTTAGAGTCTCATGAAGCAATTCAACGGCTCATATTTCCCTTCCATCCGTCTTTCGACCAATATGACCTGGCTAAAAAACAAATGAAAGCTGCTTTGGGGTTGGTTACCATTGTTATTAAAAATAAAAAAAGGTCGGCTATCATTAAATTTTGTGAAAGCTTGCAACATTTTTTAATGGCGGTGAGCTGGGGTGGGCATGAAAGCCTGGTTATTCCCCGCTGTGCCTTTGTTAAAGAAAATGTGTATGACGAGGAAAATGAAAGTCATCGTCATATACGGTTATATTTTGGCCTTGAGGACCCTGATTACTTAATAAAAGACCTGCAAAATGCACTTTCACAGTCTGCATCAGTTTAG